The Bacillus sp. B-jedd sequence TCGAGGCTGTTAAAAGGCTCAACATGTAAGTAATCAACTCCGCCCAGCACAGCAGCAAATGCCTCACTTCCGGATCTCAAAAGATTCACGTGTGGATCAGCCAACGTGAGTGTAAACTTTGACGTTTCCGCCGCCATGACCATGCCCCGGGACGTTTGGTCCGCGCCGTACAGTTCTCCGATTCTGTTCCAGATCAGCCGAGCCGCCCGAAGCTTGGCAATTTCCATATAAAAGTTCCCGCCAACGGCAAATTTGAAAACCATTTTACCGAAAATTTCGTTGAGCTCCATTCCAGCTTGACGAAGCTGTTCAATATAAAATACTCCCCCTGCCGCCGCGGCAGCCAATTCCTGTACCGCGTTCGCTCCGCCATTGTGGTAGATGCACGTATCGACCATTACAGTGCGCAGAACGGGATGTTTTTTTGAAAAAGCCGAAATGATTTCTCCCCATTTCCGCAAGTCTGCCTTAAAGTCTCCCTTCAATGCCATTTGGGAGACAGGATCGGAAGAGATATATCCTTTCAATTTGGCCGTCCCGATTTTTGCTTCAAGTGAGTTCATGAACTCTTCCTGAAATTTTCCGGCATTGACGGCAAACGTCCAGTCCTCCGCAAAAGCTGCCGCGGCGCTGGCTGCAGCCGATATTTCCTCCTCAAGTTCAAAAGAAATGGCTGTCTGGCCTTTAGTAAAACTATCGGCGATCTTCACAGCCAAGTCGTCCACGTTGTTCCAGTGAATTAACTGAGCAACCCGCCAAGCTTGGCCTTGATAGCCACGCGGATTCGTTCCCCGTCGTAAATCCGGGCTTCCTGGCCAGCCTGCATCTTTGGCATCCTCTTTAGAATAAAGCGGTTTCAATTCTATCGATTCGTATGTAGTGCTAGTCAGGGTATCAATTGACTTGCCTTTCAATGTTTGCTCAGCTTTTTCTTTCCAGTCTTCCATTGTTTTGCCTGGAAACCGGTAAGCCATGATTTGGTCTATTCCCATTGTTTCCGTCCCCAGAATGGAGACAGTCCCCCCTTTCGCTTAGACATCTTGAAAACATGACATGAAAATAAAAATTCGCTGCCTTTATTGTAGTACAGCCCCAACAGTGAGGCAACGAGGAAGCAAGATTGAGCAATGCCCGCCTCCATCAGGAAGCGGGCATGTTGTTGGTTAGTAAACCGATGTATTCGCCTTTGAAGTATTTTCAATAATCTCTTTTACCCTCTGAAGGAAACGGCCACAAACCAGCCCATCCAGAACGCGATGGTCAAGTGACAGGCAAAGGTTAACCATGTCACGTACCGCAATCATGCCATTATTCACGACAACAGGCCGCTTTACAATTGATTCGACCTGAAGGATGGCTGCCTGAGGATAATTGATGATGCCCATCGACTGGACAGAACCGAAAGATCCAGTGTTATTGACCGTAAATGTGCCGCCCTGCATCTCATCCATTGTCAGCTTCCCAGCCCGTGCCTTCGCGGCGAGCTCGGTGATTTCACGGGCGATGCCTTTAATTGTCTTTTCATCGGCATGCTTAATGACCGGAACGAAAAGCGCATCTTCAGTCGCCACGGCAATCGAAATATTGATGTCTTTCTTTTGGATAATTTTATCTCCTGCCCACATCGAATTGATCTGCGGGAACTCCTTCAGCGCCTGCGCAACCGCCTTAACGAAAAAGGCAAAGAAGGTCAGGTTGAAGCCTTCTTTCTTCTTGAACTCGTCTTTTAGGGAATTCCGGTATTCCACCAGGCCTGTCGCATCTACCTCGACCATCGTCCAGGCATGTGGGGCTTCGTGCTTGCTTCTCAGCATATTGGCCGCTATCGCTTTGCGGACCCCTGTGACCGGGATTTCAATATCGCCAGGCATGGAAGAAATTGAGGCTGGAGCGGCCGATTTGGCAAGAAAAACCGCAGTCGATTCGGAAACAGGAGCTGCCGCCGCCTTGCTTGCTGCCTGCTCAGCCTGTTTTGGTTCATCCTTGCCAGCAACCGGAATGTTCCCGGTTTCAATCAGTTTCAAAAGGTCCTTACGGGTAATGCGGCCACCGGCCCCGGTTCCTGATACTTTGGAAAGGTCAATGCCGTGTTCCTGTGAAAGCTTTAAAACGGCTGGCGAGTAGCGGGCCTTGCCGGCATTTTCAGCCGGCGGCGCCTCCTCGCGTTTTGTTCCTGCTTCCGGTTCCGCTCCTTTGTCTTCTGCAGCCTGAATGGGCTCTGAAGATTCTGCGGCTTCCCCACCTTCAATATCAATCGTGCAAATAATTTCACCGACTGCAAGCGTCTCTCCCTCGCCGGCAACTAGCTCTTTGATGGTTCCGGAGAACGAAGAAGGAATCTCCGCGTTCACTTTATCTGTCATGACCTCTGCAAGCGGATCATATTTATTTACTTTATCACCAGGGGAAACAAGCCATTTACTGATTGTACCTTCGGTTACGCTTTCTCCCAACTGAGGCATTTTAATTTGTTCAACTGCCAAATGAGGTCACTCCTTCATTCTTTTTCAGGGGAACAGCCATTAAAATTCTGCAAGCTCCCGCATGGCTTTTTCAACTTTTTCAGGATTCAGCATAAAAAACTTCTCCATCGTCGGCGCATATGGCATTGCCGGTACATCCGGACCCGCCAGCCTTTTAATTGGCGCGTCAAGCTCGAACAGACAGTTTTCAGCAATAATGGCCGAAACCTCGCTCATAATGCTGCCCTCCTTGTTGTCTTCTGTCACCAGGAGGACTTTCCCTGTTTTCGAAGCAGCTTCAATGATCGCTTCTTTATCCAGCGGGTAAACCGTTCTTAAATCAAGGACGTGCGTAGAGATACCGTCCTTTGCAAGCTTTTCCGCCGCTTGTAGAGCGAAGTGGACACAAAGGCCGTATGTGATGACAGTAATGTCATCGCCTTCCCTCTTCACATCCGCCTTGCCGATTGGAAGCGTGTAATCCTCAGCTGGAACTTCGCCTTTTATTAACCGATACGCGCGCTTATGTTCAAAGAAAAGCACAGGATCTTCATCACGGATGGCAGCCTTCAGCAAGCCTTTTACGTCATAAGGCGTAGAAGGCATGACAATTTTCAATCCGGGCTGATTGGCAAAAACCGCCTCAACCGACTGGGAATGGTATAAAGCGCCATGGACGCCTCCGCCGTAAGGAGCCCTTATCACAATCGGACAGCTCCAGTCATTGTTCGAACGGTATCTGATTTTGGCCGCTTCCGAAATAATCTGGTTGACAGCCGGCATAATAAAGTCCGCGAACTGCATCTCGGCGATTGGGCGCATTCCGTACATGGCAGCGCCTATCCCGACACCCGCAATCGCTGATTCCGCGAGCGGCGCATCAATGACACGTTCTTCCCCGAACTGATCATACAGTCCCTGGGTCGCTTTAAAGACTCCGCCCTTCAGGCCGACGTCTTCGCCAAGCACAAACACCTTCGGATCTCTTTCCATCTCTTCACGAATCGCCATTGTGACTGCATCTATATAAGAAATGACCGCCATTTATGCTTCCCCCTGACTTTCCGCATAGACATATTTCAACGCATGCTCCGGATCTGCATACGGCGCTTTCTCGGCATAATCAGTCGCTTCATTGACTTGCTTCATAATCCGGTCGTTGATTTTCTTTTCCAATTCATCGTCAAGGATACCCGTTTCTTTCAGATATGCGCCAAACGTGATGATTGGATCCTTAGTTTTGGCGTCGGCAACCTCATCAGGGGCGCGATAAGCTCTGTCATCATCGTCCGAAGAGTGGGCCGTCAGGCGGTAGGTGACCGTCTCGACTAGAGTTGGGCCTTCCCCGCGCCGTGCCCTGTCGGCTGCTTCTTTTACCACCCGATATACCTCAAGCGGATCATTACCATCGACCGTTACCCCTGGCATGCCATAACCGATCGCACGGTCGGAAACCTTTTCACAGGCTAGCTGCTTTTCAATCGGCACTGAGATGGCATATTTATTGTTTTCACACATGAAGATAACCGGGAGCTTATGTACTCCTGCAAAATTGGCCCCTTCATGGAAGTCTCCCTGATTGGACGATCCTTCGCCAAAAGTAACAAATGTAATAAAGTCCTTTTTCTCCATTTTACCGGCAAGCGCGATTCCTACAGCATGTGGAACCTGGGTAGTGACCGGTGATGAGCCGGTGACAATCCGGTTTTTCTTTTGACCGAAATGGCCAGGCATCTGGCGTCCACCCGAGTTTGGGTCTTCCGCTTTTGCAAAGCCGGACAGCATCAACTCTGTTGGCGTCATCCCGAAAGTCAGGACAACCCCCATATCCCTGTAATAAGGAAGGACATAGTCCTTTTCCTTGTCAAGGGCATAGGCAGCGCCAACTTGCGCCGCCTCCTGCCCCTGGCATGAGATGACAAAAGGAATTTTTCCAGAACGGTTCAAAAGCCACATCCGCTCGTCAATGCGGCGGGACAGCAGCATAGTTTCGTACATCTCTAGAACAGTTTCATCACTTAAACCCATGGAATGGTGGCGATTTTCTGCCATTAAACAATTACCTCCCTGTGTTCGTATTCAATAGCACCCGGACGGATCAGGAATGAAGCGCCCGTCCGTCTACCGCCAGCGCGGCTTCCCCTATAGCCTCGGACAGTGTTGGGTGTGGATGGATCGTATGGGCAATTTCCCATGGAGTCGCATCCAGAACTTTAGCAAGACCTGCTTCAGAAATCATATCTGTGACATGAGGCCCAATCATATGGACACCAAGCAGGTCATCCGTTTCCTCATCGGCGATGATTTTTACAAATCCGTCCGATTCGCCATAAACAAGTGCTTTACCAATCGCTCTGAAAGAGAACTTCCCTGTTTTCACCTTGAATCCTTTTTCCTTGGCTTCTTCTTCAGTAAGGCCGACACTCGCTGCTTCAGGGCTGCTGTAAATGCATTTGGATACTAGCGTATAATCGATTGGCTGCGGATCCTTCCCGGCTATATGCTCGACCGCGGTGATCCCTTCGTGGGAAGCGACATGGGCAAGCTGCAGCCCCCCAATACAATCGCCAATGGCATAAATGTGTGATTCTTTAGTCTGAAAATATTCGTTAACGGCGATAAAACCTTTTTGCACTTCAATCTCGGTATTATCCAGGCCAATCCCTTCCGTATTCGCCTGGCGGCCGACTGAAACAAGGATTTTTTCTGCTTTGTATTCCTTGACAGTTCCTTTTACTTCAGCTGAAATGGAAGCGCCTTCATCTATAGAAAGTGTTTCAGGCAGTACTTTTGCCCCTGTAACAATTTTAACGCCTCGCTTTTTCATTAGCCGCTGCATTTCCTTTGATATTTCATGATCCTCAGTAGGAATAATTTTCGGCGCATATTCGAGGACTGTCACTTCGACGCCGAAATCGGAAAGCATCGATGCCCATTCAATCCCAATGACTCCTCCGCCCACTATAATGATGGAGGAAGGAAGGGCTTGAAGCTTTAGTGCTTCGTCAGACGAGAGGACGACCTCCCCATCAATTTCCAGGCCAGGGAGTGAACGAGGCCTTGAACCAGTCGCCACGATGACGTTTTTCGGAATCAGCATTTCATTTTCTTCGCCGTTATTCATTTCAACAGAAATGGTTCCCGGCATCGGGGAAAAAATGGAGGGACCGAGAATCCGGCCTGTTCCTTCATACACATCAATTTTCCCTTGCTTCATCAAATGCTGAACACCTTTATGCAACTGGGAAACGATTGCATCCTTACGCTCCTGTACTTTTGCAAAATCAAATGTCACATCTGAAGCGTAAATCCCAAATTTCTCTGCTTTCTTCGCGGTAGCATAAACCTCGGCGCTTCTTAGGAGAGCTTTGGAAGGGATACAGCCATTGTGCAGACAGGTCCCTCCCAGCTTTCCCTTTTCAACAATCGCTGTTTTAAGGCCTAACTGAGAAGCCCGGATTGCCGCCACATAGCCACCGGTTCCCCCGCCTAAAATGACCAAATCATATTCTTGAGCCATTCGTATTGCCCCCTGTTAAGTAATTGCGGATTTGTATTTATTTGAATTTGGATATAATTTCGCCTGCTCTTCTCCCCGAAGTACTCTTAGTGCTCCTTCAGCAAGAGCCTGGAGTTCATTTTCACCAGGATGGACAATCACATCCGAAATCCAATTCACTCGTTCGGTAATCATGTTTACAAAGGACTTTCCGTATGCAAGCCCTCCTGTCAGGATAATCGCGTCCACCCGTCCGGCCAGAACAGCGCTGGCAGAGCCGATTTCCTTGGCAACCTGATAAGCCATTGCCTGGTAAACCTTCGCGGCCTTTTTATCCCCTTTTTCAATCATCTTTTCGACTTTTAAGGCATCATTGGTGCCAAGATAGCCCACAAGGCCGCCCTTCCCGACTAGCTTTTTCATAATTTCTTCGCGGTAATATTCACCCGAGAAGCAAAGGTTCACAAGATCACCAGCTGGAACCGTGCCCGCGCGTTCGGGGCTGAAAGGCCCATCGCCGTGAAGTCCGTTATTCACATCAATGACTCTTCCGCCCTTATGGACCCCTACTGTGATTCCGCCTCCCATATGGACGACGATTAAATTGAGTTCCTGATAATGCCCGCCAAGCTCCCTGGCCACTCTTCTGGCAACAGCTTTTTGATTGAGGGCGTGGAAGATACTTTTCCGTTCAATGAGGGAAAAACCCGAAATTCTCGCTATTTCATCAAGTTCATCCACCACGACCGGGTCAACGATGAAGGCGGGGATGTTAAGGCCTTGGGCGATTTCGAATGCAATGATGCCGCCAAGATTGGACGCGTGCTGTCCGGAATAACCGGATTTCAAATCGTCCAGCATCAACTCATTGACCGCATACGTACCGCCTTCAATCGGCCTCAGCAAACCCCCACGTCCGCAAACCGCGCTTAATTTTGAAATATTGATTCCTTCATTATCAAGTGTTTCCAGAATGGTTTCTTTCCGGAATCCATATTGATCAATGATGCTGTCAAAAGTATTTATCTTTTCAGAGTCGTGGCGAATTGTTTTTTCCAATATCGGACGCTCGTTGTCAAAGATGCCAATCTTTGTTGAGGTAGAGCCCGGATTAAGGACCAGGATCCGATAATCTTTGTTCTGCACCATTCGGGACCTCCAGAAAGCTGATGTATAACATTTGCCGGAAACATCAGTTTCCGGCATTTATGGAAGAGAAATTATTCCGCTTCTTAACGTCTGCTTAAGATATGGTGGCCATTTTGTAAAAACTGGCTCCGGGAATTACGCATCCTTTCGATCCGTTCTTCTGCCATTCTGTCCGCTGCCTTATAAGTAGGGATGCCATCCCTCTTCGCAATGTTGATAACTTTTTCGATGTTTGTATAGATCGTTTCAATCTTTTTCATTGCCCGTTCATGGTTATAGCCATAAAGTTCATCAGCTACATTGATAACACCGCCGGCATTGATGACATAATCAGGGGCATAGACGATGCCAAGTTCATGGATCATATCTCCATGGCGAGTGTCTTTCAGCTGGTTATTTGCAGAACCGGCGATGACTTTTGCCTTTAACTGTGGAATCGTCTCGTCATTAATGACGGCACCAAGCGCACATGGAGCGTAAATGTCGCACTCAACCCCATAAATTTCATCCGGATCGACTGCTTTTGCTCCAAATTCTTCAACTGCCCTTTGGACAGCTTCTTTGTTGATATCTGTGACGATGAGCCTAGCCCCTTCTTCATGCAGATGGCGGCAAAGGCTGTATGCAACATTTCCGACCCCCTGGATGGCTATTGTCTTGCCTTCAAGCGAGTCCGAACCGAAAGCTTCATTTGCAGCTGCTTTCATTCCACGGAAAACTCCATATGCAGTCGCCGGTGAAGGATTTCCAGATGAGCCGAACGCAGGCGAAATCCCTGTAACATAATCAGTCTCCTCATGGATCAAATCCATATCCGCGACAGTTGTGCCCACATCTTCAGCAGTTATGTAACGGCCGTTCAACCCTTGGATATAACGCCCAAAAGCCCTGAACATTTCTTCATTTTTATCTTTTCTCGGGTCGCCGATGATCACTGTCTTACCGCCGCCAAGATTCAGGCCCGCGGCCGCATTTTTATAGGTCATACCTTTCGCAAGGCGCAATGCATCCTCAATCGCCGCTTCTTCCGACTCGTATGTCCACATCCTTGTACCGCCCAGTGCCGGCCCCAATGTTGTATCATGAATGGCTATAATGGCTTTTAACCCCGATTGTTTGTCCTGGCAAAATACTACTTGCTCATAATCATATTGTTCCAAGTATTTAAAGATTTCCATTTTTGTTCCTCCTTAGACTTGTGTTTGTGTTGCTGAGCAAAGCGCCACTGCTAATGAATAAAGCTTACTTTCCGAAGAATCCGCCCTTGAGGTCAGAATGATCGGAGCTTTGGCGCCGCAAATGACAGCGCCGACTTTCGCCCTTGCAAAATAGACAAGGGATTTGTAAAGGATATTACCCGCTTCAATATTGGGAACTAGCAGAATATCCGCTTTTCCAGCGACGTCGCCGCTAATCCCTTTATGTTCCGCGGCAAGTGTTGAAACTGCATTATCGAGGGCGAGCGGACCATCAATCAGGCACCCGCCAATCTGGCCCCTCTGGTTCATCGCGGCAAGTGAAGCGGCATCAAGTGTTGCCTGCATCCTGGGATTTACTGTTTCCACCGCGCAAACAGGCGCCACTTTCGGGTATTCAATTCCCAGTGATTGCGCTAGATTTGAAGCATTTTTGACTATGGCCGCTTTTTCCTCCAGCGTAGGAGCAATATTCATGGCTGCATCCGTGACCAGAATCGGCCTTTCATAACCAGGAACCTCAAACACTGCTGTATGTGAAAGGATGCTGCCTGTCCGCAGGCCGGATTCCTTATCCAGCACTGCCTTCAAAATCACTGACGTTTGGACATTTCCCTTCATCAAGACATTGGCTTTTCTTCCGCTGACTGCCTGGACTGCTTCCCTGGCTGCGTCCTTTGCACTAGTGCAATTATAAATGGTGATCGCTTCATTCTCCAATAATTCAGGATGGCCCTGTTTAAGCAAGGAAATGATCTTTTCCTTGTTTCCATACAGAAGAAAATTTGCAATACTTCGCCTAACAGCCTCGGCAACCGCCTCTAACACTTCACGGTCTCCGGCTTCCGCGACCGCAACGCATTTTTTGCCTTGCTGCGCCGCTTTTTCAATTAATCCTTCAAGGAACATTATGTACAATCAACCCCTTTATCGGCAACCGACCCCCGTTTAACTATAATGCAAGTTTCGTGCCAAGATGTTAGAACTTGTTAAAAAGTCCCGATGGATGTCTCGTTCTGTTAACAAATACAATGGCACCACAGTTCAAATCGAAAAAGAAAAATTTATTAACTGAAACCGATATTGCAGATTTTTGCAAAATTATTCAAAGTATGCAAAATTTTGCATGCATCATTATTCAAGACGATACTTTTCAAGTTTATAATACAGATTCCTTATCGATAAGCCCAGGAGTTTTGCCGCTTTGGTCTTGTTCCCGCCAGATTGGGCCATTGCCTGGCTGATAATGGCGGCTTCATACTTTTCAAGCATCTCGGTGAGTGGTAATGCGGATTGTTCCAAATCCGGCATCCCACTGTGATCCTTTTCGTTCTTTTCCCGATTTTTCATTTCAGGAAGGTGCTTTACATCTATAACCGTCTCACTATATCCCATAAAAATGATTGCCCTGCCGAGCACATTTTCTAGTTCCCTTACGTTTCCAGGCCAATGATATTGCTTTAAATGAAGAAGGGCCGCTTCAGTGACGCCTTCAACATTTCTTCCATAATCCCGGTTAATTTTTTGGATCAGCCGGTCGCATAACAATGGTATTTCTTCTATTCTGTTTCGGAGGGGGGGGATATGGATGGGCAGGCGATTAATCCTGTAATACAAGTCCTCCCTGAATGTTGAAGCAGCAATCCCTTTTTCAAGATTGACATTTGTCGCAGCAATAATCCGAACATTGATCGGCACCGGTTTCGTACCACCAACCCTTATAATTTCTCTTTCCTGCAGCACTCTTAATAATTTCGCCTGGGTACTAGCCGATAATTCTCCAATCTCATCAAGGAATATGCTGCCATTATTCG is a genomic window containing:
- the lpdA gene encoding dihydrolipoyl dehydrogenase, which codes for MAQEYDLVILGGGTGGYVAAIRASQLGLKTAIVEKGKLGGTCLHNGCIPSKALLRSAEVYATAKKAEKFGIYASDVTFDFAKVQERKDAIVSQLHKGVQHLMKQGKIDVYEGTGRILGPSIFSPMPGTISVEMNNGEENEMLIPKNVIVATGSRPRSLPGLEIDGEVVLSSDEALKLQALPSSIIIVGGGVIGIEWASMLSDFGVEVTVLEYAPKIIPTEDHEISKEMQRLMKKRGVKIVTGAKVLPETLSIDEGASISAEVKGTVKEYKAEKILVSVGRQANTEGIGLDNTEIEVQKGFIAVNEYFQTKESHIYAIGDCIGGLQLAHVASHEGITAVEHIAGKDPQPIDYTLVSKCIYSSPEAASVGLTEEEAKEKGFKVKTGKFSFRAIGKALVYGESDGFVKIIADEETDDLLGVHMIGPHVTDMISEAGLAKVLDATPWEIAHTIHPHPTLSEAIGEAALAVDGRALHS
- a CDS encoding methylmalonyl-CoA mutase family protein, yielding MGIDQIMAYRFPGKTMEDWKEKAEQTLKGKSIDTLTSTTYESIELKPLYSKEDAKDAGWPGSPDLRRGTNPRGYQGQAWRVAQLIHWNNVDDLAVKIADSFTKGQTAISFELEEEISAAASAAAAFAEDWTFAVNAGKFQEEFMNSLEAKIGTAKLKGYISSDPVSQMALKGDFKADLRKWGEIISAFSKKHPVLRTVMVDTCIYHNGGANAVQELAAAAAGGVFYIEQLRQAGMELNEIFGKMVFKFAVGGNFYMEIAKLRAARLIWNRIGELYGADQTSRGMVMAAETSKFTLTLADPHVNLLRSGSEAFAAVLGGVDYLHVEPFNSLEGVSPFSERIARNIQLILKEESQLDKVADPAGGSWFIENLTEQLAEKAWELFGKIDSLGGIQSTLESGWLQKEIASTLEMRMSDIKSRKQSIVGTNFYANLSNEIKMPSGSKLAQGDAVEQTRLSVPFEALRSRAAMLEDAGQKTAMGLICLGSPKESKQRADFIDGFLAPGGIRAVRSGEIFSIGEAENFIVKTGLSRFCLCSNDERYKETGFELLSKLKQSFPDYSFYLAGLPENKEEWLSAGIKQFIHLKSNCYEFLDFLLGEMEAAGIDEKA
- a CDS encoding thiamine pyrophosphate-dependent dehydrogenase E1 component subunit alpha, with the translated sequence MAENRHHSMGLSDETVLEMYETMLLSRRIDERMWLLNRSGKIPFVISCQGQEAAQVGAAYALDKEKDYVLPYYRDMGVVLTFGMTPTELMLSGFAKAEDPNSGGRQMPGHFGQKKNRIVTGSSPVTTQVPHAVGIALAGKMEKKDFITFVTFGEGSSNQGDFHEGANFAGVHKLPVIFMCENNKYAISVPIEKQLACEKVSDRAIGYGMPGVTVDGNDPLEVYRVVKEAADRARRGEGPTLVETVTYRLTAHSSDDDDRAYRAPDEVADAKTKDPIITFGAYLKETGILDDELEKKINDRIMKQVNEATDYAEKAPYADPEHALKYVYAESQGEA
- the bcd gene encoding branched-chain amino acid dehydrogenase, with protein sequence MEIFKYLEQYDYEQVVFCQDKQSGLKAIIAIHDTTLGPALGGTRMWTYESEEAAIEDALRLAKGMTYKNAAAGLNLGGGKTVIIGDPRKDKNEEMFRAFGRYIQGLNGRYITAEDVGTTVADMDLIHEETDYVTGISPAFGSSGNPSPATAYGVFRGMKAAANEAFGSDSLEGKTIAIQGVGNVAYSLCRHLHEEGARLIVTDINKEAVQRAVEEFGAKAVDPDEIYGVECDIYAPCALGAVINDETIPQLKAKVIAGSANNQLKDTRHGDMIHELGIVYAPDYVINAGGVINVADELYGYNHERAMKKIETIYTNIEKVINIAKRDGIPTYKAADRMAEERIERMRNSRSQFLQNGHHILSRR
- a CDS encoding dihydrolipoamide acetyltransferase family protein, whose amino-acid sequence is MAVEQIKMPQLGESVTEGTISKWLVSPGDKVNKYDPLAEVMTDKVNAEIPSSFSGTIKELVAGEGETLAVGEIICTIDIEGGEAAESSEPIQAAEDKGAEPEAGTKREEAPPAENAGKARYSPAVLKLSQEHGIDLSKVSGTGAGGRITRKDLLKLIETGNIPVAGKDEPKQAEQAASKAAAAPVSESTAVFLAKSAAPASISSMPGDIEIPVTGVRKAIAANMLRSKHEAPHAWTMVEVDATGLVEYRNSLKDEFKKKEGFNLTFFAFFVKAVAQALKEFPQINSMWAGDKIIQKKDINISIAVATEDALFVPVIKHADEKTIKGIAREITELAAKARAGKLTMDEMQGGTFTVNNTGSFGSVQSMGIINYPQAAILQVESIVKRPVVVNNGMIAVRDMVNLCLSLDHRVLDGLVCGRFLQRVKEIIENTSKANTSVY
- the yqiS gene encoding phosphate butyryltransferase, giving the protein MFLEGLIEKAAQQGKKCVAVAEAGDREVLEAVAEAVRRSIANFLLYGNKEKIISLLKQGHPELLENEAITIYNCTSAKDAAREAVQAVSGRKANVLMKGNVQTSVILKAVLDKESGLRTGSILSHTAVFEVPGYERPILVTDAAMNIAPTLEEKAAIVKNASNLAQSLGIEYPKVAPVCAVETVNPRMQATLDAASLAAMNQRGQIGGCLIDGPLALDNAVSTLAAEHKGISGDVAGKADILLVPNIEAGNILYKSLVYFARAKVGAVICGAKAPIILTSRADSSESKLYSLAVALCSATQTQV
- the buk gene encoding butyrate kinase → MVQNKDYRILVLNPGSTSTKIGIFDNERPILEKTIRHDSEKINTFDSIIDQYGFRKETILETLDNEGINISKLSAVCGRGGLLRPIEGGTYAVNELMLDDLKSGYSGQHASNLGGIIAFEIAQGLNIPAFIVDPVVVDELDEIARISGFSLIERKSIFHALNQKAVARRVARELGGHYQELNLIVVHMGGGITVGVHKGGRVIDVNNGLHGDGPFSPERAGTVPAGDLVNLCFSGEYYREEIMKKLVGKGGLVGYLGTNDALKVEKMIEKGDKKAAKVYQAMAYQVAKEIGSASAVLAGRVDAIILTGGLAYGKSFVNMITERVNWISDVIVHPGENELQALAEGALRVLRGEEQAKLYPNSNKYKSAIT
- a CDS encoding alpha-ketoacid dehydrogenase subunit beta; the protein is MAVISYIDAVTMAIREEMERDPKVFVLGEDVGLKGGVFKATQGLYDQFGEERVIDAPLAESAIAGVGIGAAMYGMRPIAEMQFADFIMPAVNQIISEAAKIRYRSNNDWSCPIVIRAPYGGGVHGALYHSQSVEAVFANQPGLKIVMPSTPYDVKGLLKAAIRDEDPVLFFEHKRAYRLIKGEVPAEDYTLPIGKADVKREGDDITVITYGLCVHFALQAAEKLAKDGISTHVLDLRTVYPLDKEAIIEAASKTGKVLLVTEDNKEGSIMSEVSAIIAENCLFELDAPIKRLAGPDVPAMPYAPTMEKFFMLNPEKVEKAMRELAEF